The Lathyrus oleraceus cultivar Zhongwan6 chromosome 5, CAAS_Psat_ZW6_1.0, whole genome shotgun sequence genome includes the window AcgattccctgaaaataaaatacaCATGACATTTGCATCCCCATTGTGCATCATTCACCATAAAACTCAAAAAAACTTACGCGACTTTTTTACCCTCTATCCAGTAACGctgactaatcaacaccgatACGAGACACACAATAACTACAGGATGACATTGGAATAAGTAGAGGCCAACCAAGCCACCATGAGGACAGATATCTCCGCTATCCAAGAGAAAATGGACCAGTTACTAGAGACGATGCTAGAAATTTCCCAAAGAGAGAGGGTTGCGGAAGCAGAAGCTGGAATGAGTAAGAACGACAGTCACATTAGCACATCAGGACTAGTCAATCATGATGAGAGCTTCACTCACGCCAAGAAAAGCTTTGTTCATATATCGGTAGGGAACAAAGGGGATGGAGATCATGTGGAGCCTTCTGATGCCTCCACTCAACACGGGTCTAAAGTGGGAGGAGATGATCCATACGATGCTTTTTACATACTAGATCCACCAAAACCTAAGGTTCTTCCGGATTCCGCTGCAGAAAGGCTTTGTGCCTTAGAGAAGAAAATTAAAGCTATAGAGGGGAATAATATCTTTGGCTCAGCTTCCATGAATATGCGATTGGTGTCAAATTTGGTCATCTCGACTAAATTTAAAACTCttgattttgagaaatacaaaggcTAGACTTGTCCAAGAAGCCATTTGGTGATGTATTTCAGGAAAGTGGTTGCCCATACTGAAAATGATAAGCTGCTCATACACTGTTTTCAAGACAGTTTAAGTGGCGCATCACTGAGGTGGTACATGAGTTTGGAGCAAGGGCGAATCCAAAGTTGGGAGGACTTGGCTGATGCTTTACTTCGTCAATACAACTACAATTTGGACATGGCACCCGATCGTATGCCCCTACAAGGGATGGTCATGAACGAGAAAGAATcgttcaaagaatacgcccaacggtggagagagttggctgctcaaGTTGAACCTCCATTGTCTGAAAAGGAAATGACTGGAATATCCGTAAATACGCTGAAGGACCCTTTCTTTGATAGATTGGTAAGTAGTGCAGCGTCAGCCTTTTCTCATCTGGTGACAATTGGAGACTATATTGAGAAAGGCTTGAGGGATGGAAAAATTCAAGGAGCTGTTGGGACCCCTAGTTCACCGAAAAAGTATTCTGGAGGGTTCCAAAAGAAGAAAGAAGGTGATACAAATGCTATCTCAAGGGGTTATAAGGGTAAGCAACAAATTTCATATGACCAAGTCGCCGCTGTAGTACCCATACCATACTAGCAACCAACACAACAACAACAGGTTTATCAGCAATAACCCGCACAACAGCGACAAAAAAAAATGCCATTCCGCAACGACAGTTCAAACCAAGGCCACCACGAAGGCAGCTTGACCCTCTACATGTGCCCTATAGTCATATATTTCCGTACCTGCAGAAAGAAGGACTGTTAACCTTAAGAGAGTTGAAGCCAACTAACTTCCCATATCCTCCCGGATATGATGCAAATGCCCACTGTGAGTTTCTTATGGGTACCCCTGGCCATACTCTAGAAAATTGTTTTGCATTCCAGAATCATGTGCAAGATCTAATTGAAGCTAAGGGTGTCACCTTTACTCCGAGACACCCGAATGTAAACACCAATCCCATGCCAACATATGGAGACGCGTTAGTCAGTACCATCGAAGAAGTCAAGAAAGGTGAACTGATCAAGAAAGTTGAGGAAATTCAAACTCCTATCATCGTGATAGGTGCATAATTGCTGAAGAGTGGTCTGATCCCAATAGACTTAGCTGATGAAGAAAATATTAAAGACTTGAAAAGTTTTATCCAGTAAATGTTGGATCAAGGTGAGATGCAAATTGAGCGCCACAACAAAGACatgaaagaaaaataaatagTTGTGATTGACATTCCTTATGACGCAGTCAATATGGAGATCCCCATCACCCCGTTGGTGATCGAATTCCCGACACCATTCGCATATGAAGATGAAAAAGAAGTACCATGGATATATCAAcccagagcttttaagcaagGGCAGGAAGACCAACTTGTGGTCATTAATGAGCCAAATGTTACTTCCATTGTGGGACCAACTGGGATGACACACAATGGTCGGGTGTTTGCGCCAAGAGTTGTTGGTGCATCTATCAAAGCTAAGGGGAATGAAGTTTCCATCCATGTCCAAATTCCTACTCCGAACCTTGAATTACAAGAAATGCACTTATCTCCGAAAGTTATCGTTACTCGATAGgaagctgaagaatttctgaagataattaagaagagtgactatAAGGTAGTCGATCAGTTAAATCAAACCCCTTAGAAGATATATATGTTGTCTTTATTGCTCAGCTCAGAGGCACATAAAGATTTGTTAATGAAAGTATTAAGTGTTACTCATATTACGAAGGACATCACAGTAGAACAATTTGATGATGTGATCGCTTGTGTAACCACTGGAAACTTCCTAGGGTTTAACGATGATGAGCTGCCTGCCGaagggaagaatcacaataaatCTCTCCATATTTCCTTGAGATGCATAGTTACCTTGTTATCAAGAGTTTTGGTGGATACAGGTTCTTCTTTGAACGTTATTCCAAAGGCCACTCTGGTGAAATTGCCATTAGAAGGACTAAACATGAAACCTAGCACTCTAATAGTGAAGGCTtttgatggctcaaggcgagAAGTAATAGGGGAGGTTGACTTGCCAATCAATATTGGCCCAACTATCTTTACTATTACattccaagttatggacatacacCTTGGGTATAGTTGCTTGCTTGGAAGACCTTGGATTCATTCTGCGGGCGCAGTAACCTCTACCTtacaccaaaagctaaaattCATCATGAATGACAAGATGATCGTGATTGAAGGTGAAGAGGACATCCTGGTTAGCCATTTGACTTCTTTCAGATATATCAAAGTGGAAGGCGAAATTACTAAGACACTGTTCCAATCCTTGGAAGTGGTGAATGTATTGACGGTTCAACAGATATCTGAGTCACCAAAATTAGAGTTGTCAATGGCCTCCTGGAAAGGAGCTAAAGCTGCTATAGAGAATGGGAACAACCAAGGCTGGGGCAAGGTGATAGAAGTACGCGAGAAGTgggacaagtttggtttgggaTATGAACCATCGTCAGTTGAAGCAAGTAGTCAGCATGACAAGAAGCAGGTTCCCCCTATTGAAGAGACATTCACCAGTGTTGGTCATATCTTTAGTGATCAGGTTGCGATGATTAATGATGAAGCTTATGATGAGGTGGTGTCCAGTTGGGTACATCAAGTGGCGCCCAATGAAGAACTAAATAACTGGAAGGCTGTGGAAATCCCCCAATTctttcaaaagtaattttattgTTTTAATCAAAACCATGTGCTATGCCCAAAGCACAATggcatgttgtagggcctccttATTTTAGAATTTTGATCATCATTAATAAAATGGCTATTCACATTCAAATTTTTGCTCCTTTCCTTTCGTTTTTTTATacaataaaaatggcattaattcttatgcacgcactttctaaataaagctgcataaatcataacataCAGAGACACCATcgagaccattgataacgacactgctatggaCTTGCATAATTTTGACTGTCCAATTTACTAAGCCAAAGACGAAGGCGGGGAAtattgtgaactccctgaagagttggccaaATTACTCAaacaagaagaaaaagtcattCAACCGCACCGGGAGAACGTCGAAGtcatcaatctcagcacaaaaAAGGGCAAGAAGGAAGTAAGGATATGCGTCATCCTTCAAAATATAGTTAAGGCAAGactgatagagctcctccacgaatatgttgatgtgtttgcttggtcataccaagatatgccgAGGCTAGACACTGATATTGTTACGCATAAGCTTCCGCTCATAGAAGAATGCTCTGCTGTaaaacaaaagctaagaagaactcgTCCAGACATGGCTCTCAAGATTAGAGAGGAAGTGAGAAAGCAGTTTGATGTTGGGTTTTTAGAAGTTGCcaagtacccacaatgggttgctAACATCATACCAGtaccaaagaaggatggaaaagtccgcatgtgcgtcGACTACCAAGACCTAAACagagctagtccaaaagatgatttcccactacctcacattgatgtattggtagataacacaactcagttctcagtgttttccttcatggatggtttctccgggtataaccaaattaaaatggatccggaggacatggagaaaactacattcatcaccccttaggggaccttctgttacaaggtgatgccattcagtTTGAAAAATGCAGGGGCAAAATATCAGCTtgccatggtgactctctttcatgacatgattcataaagagatcgaagtttatgttgacggtatgatttccaaatcccaaacagaagaggagcACATCACTAATCTGGAGAAGCTATTTGCTCGActgaggaagtttaggttgaggCTTAACCccaacaaatgtacatttggggttcgatctgggaaGCTTTTGGGATTTATTGTAAGCCAGAAAGGAATTAAAGTGGATCCTGACAAGGTCAGAGCCATTCAAAACATGCATGTGCTAAAGACTGAGAAAaaagtttgtggtttcttagggagaTTAAACTACATTGCCAGATTTATCTCTCTCCTCACCGCCACGtgtaaaccaatattcaagcttctgagAAAAATCAAGATATTgagtggaatgatgattgccagACATCCTTTGACAAGATCAAAGAATACTTACAAGAACCACCAATTTTGATTCCCCCTACCCAaggaagacctctcatcatgtacTTAATAGTACTCGACGACTCAATGGGATGTGTGTTGGGACAGTAAGACGAGATTGGTAaaaaagagcatgccatctattaCCTGAGCAAGAAATTTAATGACTGTGAGACCAGATATTCATTGCTTGAAAAAAATTGTTGCGCACTCGCGTGGGCCGCTAAGCGTCTcagacaatacatgctgactcatacgacttggttggtatccaaaatggaccccatcaagtatatattcgagaaaCCCGCTCTTACCAGCAGAATTTCCCaatggcagatgttgttatcagagtatgatatccaatatgtcacacaaaaggccatcaagggaagtgtactagcagaccatcttgctcacTAGCCAATATAAGATTACCAACCTTTGATGTTTGACTTCTTAGACGAGGACATCATGTTTGTCAAAGACTCTGAAACCCCTGAACCCGATGAGGGACCTGAACCTGAAGAATAGTGGACTCTCATGTTCAACGGCGCTTCAAATGCTATAGGTCATAGGATTAGGGCATTGTTGATGTCTTCCAAGAATTTTCACCTACCATTCACTGTGAAGCTTTGTTTCACCTGCACGAACAAcatggctgaatatgaagcctgcATATTGGGGCtagaagaagctattgagttaAAGATTAAAATTCTTGAGGTATTcggagattccgctctagtgataCATCAAATCAGAGGTGATTGGGAAATaagacatgctaacctaattTTGTACCAGGATTATGTGCTGAAGTTACTCCCAAAATTTGACAAAATCAGTTTCTCTtatattcctcgagaagagaatcagatgggAAGACACTTTGGCAATCTTGGCTTCCATGTACAAGTTAATATGGCCTAACCATCAGCCTAATATTGAAATCAGGCGTTTTGACGAACCTACCCATTGTCTGACAACAATAGAAGAGTCGGATGACAAACCCTGGTTCTTCGAAATCAAACATTATCTAGAGAAACAAGAATATCCGGTGGAGGCTTCCAGCCTTAACAAGAGGACTATACGGAGGTTGGCGTTGAAGTTCTTCTTAAATGGAGATGTGTTATACACACGAAATTATgacatggttttactcagatACATAGACAAACATGAAGTTAATTAGCTTATGAAGGATATACATGAAGGATCTTTTGGCACGCATGCAAATGGgcatgcaatggcaaagaagatcCTGAGGGACAGTTACTACTGGTTAACGATGGAAGCTGACTATTATCATTACACCAGAACATGTTACAAATGTGAAATCTACGCTGACAAAGTGCATGTACCGCCTACCCCATtgaatgtcatagcatcaccatggcctttctctatgtggggaattgacatgattgggatgatagaaCCCAAACCATCTAATGGACATAGGTTTATTTTGGTGGCCATAGACTATTTCACCGAATGGGTCGAAGCTGCTTCCTATGTGAATGTCACATAGCATGTAGTGGCTCATTTTCTAAAGAGTAATATCATATGTCGATATGGGGTTCCCAGTAAAATCATCACTGATAACGGGTCCAAcctcaacaacaagaccatggagGAGTTATGTGCAACGTTCAAAATTGAACACCATAACTCGTCGCCATATCGGCCCAAAATGAATGGGATTGTCGAAGCCGcaaacaaaaatatcaagaaaattattcagaagatggtaCTCACGcataaggattggcatgagatgataCCTTTTGCGTTGCACGAGTATCATACATCAGTgcgtacttcaacaggggcaaccccttattccttgGTTTGTGGCATGGAGgcagttctccctatagaagtGGAGATTCCCTCAATGAGAGTCATGATGGAGGCTAATTTAGACGGGGCGGAATAGGTTCAAGCAAGATTCGATGAGCTCAACCTTATTGAAGAGAAGCGCTTAAAAGCGTTATGTCACGGTCAACTCTATTAGAGGCGTCTTAAGAAAGTCttcgacaagaaagttcgtccTAGAGTATTCCAAGAAGGAGATTTGGTGTTTAAGAAAATCTTGCCCATTCACAAggattctaggggaaaatggacgccaaattatgaaggttcatttgtggtggttagagccttttccggaGGTGCTCTAATTCTCGCAACTATGGACAGTGATGAATTGCCACTCCCTATAAATGTTGATGCAGTTAAAAAGTACTTTGCCTAAAAGAGTGGAATAATAAAGGTTGCaaaatcgaaaacctgaaagggcgacttaggcaaaaatggctatcccggtggatcaaaaacccgaaagggaagtctaggcaaaaattagggataaaaaataaaaatattctcacccgctgagttgaaaactcgaaagggcgactCAAGAAAAAAAGGGTACCCTGGTGGATCGAAAACCGATAGGGCGATccgggcaaaaattagggattaattccaaggaaAAGAACTCCACTTTCAGGCATTCATCACACCTCTGAAAGGCGAAGAATCAATCCACCTGACTTTTTCGAAGGCAAGGTGCTCGGACCGTCAAAAAACATGAGGATTATAGCAGTGCTGAAACTTAATGGAAACTCAATTTTTATGGCCATTATATCTTTATACACAACAATTGcctcattaaggaattgcatcTCTATGTACAGTTGCCCATTCAAGGGacaaataaataaaaagagaaaTTTTCTCGTCAAAGTTATGCCCCaaattatttttgtattttatctgCTTGTTTGCAAAACACCTTTATTATTGATAAGCatcatttttaaaattttgaagaaaataaaaaaaacatttgAACAAAATGATAAAATTACTCTTGAAACATCAAAAGAGGGGTACTCATAGCCTCCAAGATTATTCTTGTTTCATAAAGATGTTGGATCATTTGCATGCAACCATGATCGTTACCATTACTAACAACTCCCTTTCCTTTAGAAATGTACTCATGTGCACCCTACCACCAGCAAGCCTCTGGTATAATTTTGACATAAGTATTAGCAAAATGCAGTGTGGTTAAAAGTATCGAGTGTTGAAAATTCTGAACCCCTTAATAGCTTGGAATGCCCAAATATATTTCCAATTACCCAAAAGGACATCGTTGCCTGATTTCCATTGGTCTCCCCAACAACAGAAAGTTCATCCCACTAGCATCTTCATCGAAACAAAATTCATTAACCGGGGCACCAAAAGAACCTTTGTCTTCCAAGAGGGAGAGCAACTTCAAAAAAGACATACCCAATTACCCATTTGCACTCCCGCATACATCACATGCATTATTTCACGCATTATGTTCCTGCCAACCAGGAATTTCATCAAACAGTCATATCCATCATCAACATACTTATGCATAGCCTCATacaacataaaaaaaaatcattcGCATTCTTACATGCACATCCTAAATATCCCAACAATTACATCCCTtcatgcatctcatgcatcatcccatgcatggaatcaccacccaaagtggaacatcatacaaaaatcacACCAATATCAGGATCCAGGGTCATTCATATGTACCCTGGACTTTCCTCATTTAGTTCAATAGAGTTATTACCATGCATGTGCTCGTAGAATTATTTCCCCACAAATCATTCTTCAACTTTATGGTTAATAACGATATACCCCATCATCTTTGCTATCATTGTTCCCtaagcagaggttaccctaaaaagtctcttatgagcttttcctctgtagagcatttctagtaaatctcctCCAAATGGAGTGCTTTTTTGAACTATTTCCCCCAACAGATGAAcgtttgagatactgcttcattaatctgaagagtctcatttgcatttagagatactactctagtatccttgaagagtcttagattcaattaaggtatcattcccttgttggaatatcttaattaaATCATATAAGACGTTGCTTCGTTGATgtagagaatctcatttatctgtttgagatactgcttcattcatatgaagaatctcatttatctgtttgagatactgcttcattaatttgaagagtctcatttgcatttagagatactgctctagtatcctcggagagtgttagattcaattaaggtatcattcccttgattggaatatcttaattatatcatataagatgtttCTTCGTTGATATAGAGAATCccatttatctgtttgagatactgcttcattcatatgaagaatctcatttatatgttcgagatactgcttcattaatCTGAAGAGTCTCGTTTACATTTAGAGATAATGCTCTAGTATactcggagagtcttagattcaattaaggtatcattcccttgattggaatatcttaattatatcatataagatgttgcttcgttgatactgagaatctcatttatctgtttgagatactgcttcattcatatgaagaatctcatttatctgttcgagatactgcttcatttatttgaagaatctcatttataTGTTTGATATACAGTTTCATTTATCTAAAGAACCTCGttttctctgtttgagatactgctttattgatatgaagaatctcatttgtttttaGGTACTGCTCTAGCATCCTCGAAGAATCTTAGATACAATCGAGGTATCATTCCCTCGATGGAATATCTTGGTTATATCATGTAAGATATTGCTTCATTGATTCTCAGAGAATTTTGTGTGTTCAGCTCAAGACACTTCTCTGATGATACTCAGAAACCTTAGGTACAGTTGAAGTATCGTTACATTGTTAGAATATCTTGATTGTGACATCTAAGATATTGTTCTGATGATTCCCAGAGAGTCTTGATTGTTTCATTTACCTTATGATAACTTTTCTTACTGTATTTCGCATTGCACTCTCTTTCTGCATTTCATCTTTGCATTTTAAGGACAAAATTTGGGTTTTTTTTTCTCGTATTTAACTATCTTGCACCAAGAATGTATAAAGACTATTGTCATTCAtaccttctagttcaagttaattaaataggggtagctgtcataccccaattttgtccgggttGTTTGAAGCTTTCATTGGTGTTTATAACTATAGGTCTTGATGTATAGCCTCAAAGCTAGGGGACCTTACCAGTGATTGAATTTAGGTCTTCTCCTTGTAGTTACCCTGTCCGTGTTCAACGAAAATTTAAGAGCCTAATTTAGAGAAGGGGTCCTCACTTGATTAAAGTCATAAACCTTAAACATGTCTAGCTTTCTTTGTAAGGCTTCCTAGCCCTAAGTTCCTCTGAACTTCCCATCATTCCTAGCATGGCTTCATTTTCCTAGTCAGAGGTCCATTCAATATTCACATGTTCATGGCCATTAGCTAAATTCTAAAGCTCTTAGTTTCATCAAGCTTTCATCTATTCTTTCAATGGAATTTCATCTAATAAATTCCTTGTTCATAACCCATGACTTATTCAAGTATTTATTGCGTTCATTTCCTCTAGCTACTATCAGTACGTGGGTTGGTTTGTTCATTTTTGGGACATTTGGTTTATACAGTCTCATTTCGGTTCGGTCTTTGATAAGGCATAAAGTTCTATGTAAGCAACATATCATCTGCACATACCCATTGTTTTGATCTTGGTTCTTTCATTAATTATCCACGGATCTCTTGTTTTAAGGGAACAATCATGTTAACATGTTCATCTTAATATTGCATTTCGAGGTTCGATTCAAGTCACTCCCGTACGACATTATTCGAATCCATTCTTTCATAAACAAGGAACAATGTCCATTTGGTGTCAATCATTTAAGGCCCATATGTACATAGAATTACAAGTTTCTCTACAAATAGTTGACCTTCGGTCAATGCATTTACCCAAATCCATAAACCCATCTTAACTATCATAAGGCTAGAGTTAACCCATCTTGTTTCGGTTAATCATCCAAGGTCACACTTACTTTCCTTTGGCTTGATTTCAAAAGTTGTTTACATACAATGAATATATTCTTGTTTTTTTTGTAAATAAGGAACAATACACCTGATTAGGGAGTTTCTACATATTACCATTCCAAAAtcattattataaataaatacATCACTCATTACAATTTATGAAACCAAATCTTGACCAAAAGTGTGATATAACAAAAACCCATCCCTAATACTCTGTTTTTTTTACACTTAACCAAAACTCCTTTCTTTTGAATCTCCCCATGTCAAGCCTTGGTCCTATTTGGACGTTCTGTAGCTCGTGACCTATTGAAAGAAAAAGAATTAAGTCCAAAGTATTAGGGAATATAACCTCATTAACAAAACAGTTCGAATTAACAGCAACCAAACAAGAGCCGAATATTGGCGTCGCAAGCTGAAATCAATTAAAAGCACTTGAACATAAAACTTAATAATCATTTGAAGGATAATTTCAATCTAATTTACATAAGAGGACCACAGAATATAAGTAATGTACGATTTTTACATAGGATTTTTTTCCATTACAAGGTGATGATACCACTCAAGTCTCGGCGCTCGCGAATGGGATCCCACAAAATCATGGATGGATGAAATACTCCAACGGATTGATCCTAACAGCAAGAAAACAACTCACCAAATCTAAGAGGACCTCACCCAAAGTTTAAATGGAAAAGGActctcctataaatagagggGGACAGGAATTGTAGAGAGGATCCTATCGTTACGCTGCAAAAAAATCATTCACCCATCACCAACCCTAGAGCTTATTTTCTATTAACCGCTCAAACTCATCATCAGAGTTCGAGCAAGGTTGAGATATAAACCGAACTTAAAGCAAAGAAGGAGTAGAAGGTAGCTTTAAAGGAATCAATAGAGGATTACGTTACCTTCGAGTTGTCACCTGAATCACGTTGGAGTCTCTCCGAGTAGGTAATTTTGAGTTCTTCTTGCTTTTTTTGAATTTGTCATGATGTAGAACTCCTTTCACTGAGCTTTTTTCCTTTAGTATTTTCTTGAGACGCCTTCGATCTTGGGTTTAATTTTGTTTTGTCTAAGTTAGGGTTTTTATGTTAGGGTTTCTGATCTGGAGTTTTGGTTGGGATTTTGGTGTTTTGGGGCCGGATTCATAATCACGAGTCTAAATAAGGGTGGTTTAGTGTTTGAGATTTGGGTTTTTGTGTGGTGCTtcgccggagaagaaggtggtGCCGCCG containing:
- the LOC127081335 gene encoding uncharacterized protein LOC127081335 — its product is MAEYEACILGLEEAIELKIKILEVFGDSALVIHQIRVSLIFLEKRIRWEDTLAILASMYKLIWPNHQPNIEIRRFDEPTHCLTTIEESDDKPWFFEIKHYLEKQEYPVEASSLNKRTIRRLALKFFLNGDVLYTRNYDMVLLRYIDKHEVN